Proteins from a genomic interval of Pseudomonas asplenii:
- a CDS encoding polyamine ABC transporter substrate-binding protein, with protein MSISLFRKTLLVGAGLTLAVSAQAAPTVHIYNWSDYIGENTLANFEKATGIKPVYDVFDSNETLEGKLLAGHTGYDVVVPSNHFLGKQIKAGAFQKLDKSLLPNYANLDPALMKRLEKNDPGNQYAVPYLWGTNGIGYNVEKVKAVLGVDKIDSWAMLFEPENIKKLSSCGVAFLDSADEMLPAVLNYMGLSPNSTNEKDYKLAEEKLLKVRPYVTYFNSSKYISDLANGEICVAAGFSGDIFQAKKRAEEAKKGVDIAYVIPKEGGNLWFDMLAIPKDAGNVKEAHAFINYLLQPEAIAEVSDYVGYANPNPKAGELMDQSVRTDEAVYPPQAVVDKLYVNSELPPKIQRVMTRSWTRIKSGK; from the coding sequence GTGTCTATTTCTTTGTTTCGCAAGACTTTGCTGGTTGGCGCAGGCCTGACGCTGGCGGTCAGTGCCCAGGCTGCACCGACTGTGCATATTTATAACTGGTCCGATTATATCGGCGAGAACACCCTGGCCAATTTCGAGAAGGCCACCGGCATCAAACCGGTGTATGACGTCTTCGATTCCAACGAAACCCTGGAAGGCAAGTTGCTGGCCGGCCATACCGGGTATGACGTGGTGGTGCCGTCCAACCACTTCCTCGGCAAGCAGATCAAGGCCGGCGCCTTTCAGAAACTCGATAAATCGCTGCTGCCCAACTACGCCAACCTCGACCCGGCGCTGATGAAGCGCCTGGAGAAGAACGACCCGGGCAACCAGTACGCGGTACCGTACCTGTGGGGCACCAACGGTATCGGTTACAACGTCGAGAAGGTCAAGGCGGTGCTGGGCGTCGACAAGATCGACTCCTGGGCGATGCTGTTCGAGCCGGAAAACATCAAGAAGCTCTCCAGTTGTGGCGTGGCATTCCTCGATTCCGCCGACGAGATGCTTCCGGCGGTGCTGAACTACATGGGCCTGAGCCCCAACAGCACCAACGAGAAGGATTACAAGCTGGCCGAGGAAAAGCTGCTCAAGGTTCGCCCCTACGTCACCTACTTCAACTCCTCCAAGTACATTTCGGACCTGGCCAACGGCGAGATCTGCGTGGCGGCCGGTTTCTCCGGCGATATCTTCCAGGCCAAGAAGCGCGCCGAAGAGGCGAAGAAAGGCGTCGATATCGCCTACGTGATTCCCAAGGAAGGCGGCAACCTCTGGTTCGACATGCTGGCGATCCCCAAGGATGCCGGCAACGTCAAGGAGGCCCACGCTTTCATCAACTATCTGCTGCAACCTGAGGCGATTGCCGAGGTCAGCGATTATGTCGGCTATGCCAACCCGAACCCAAAGGCTGGCGAACTGATGGATCAGTCCGTGCGTACCGATGAAGCGGTTTACCCACCGCAGGCTGTAGTGGACAAGCTGTACGTCAACTCGGAACTACCCCCGAAAATCCAACGTGTGATGACTCGTAGCTGGACCCGGATCAAGTCGGGCAAATAG
- the tauD gene encoding taurine dioxygenase: MSLTLTPLSAALGAQIEGVTLSEPLSIEQRDAIEQALLEYQVLFFRNQPLNPQQQAAFAANFGDLHIHPIYPNVPEQPQVLVLDTAVTDVRDNAIWHTDVTFLPTPALGAVLAAKQLPAFGGDTLWASGIAAFEALSAPLQRLLDGLTATHNFIKSFPVERFGSTPEDLARWEETRRNNPPLSHPVIRTHPVSGRKALFVNEGFTTRINELEETESEAILKLLFAHATRPEFTIRWRWQEHDVAFWDNRVTQHYAVDDYRPNRRVMHRATILGDAPF; this comes from the coding sequence ATGAGCCTGACCCTCACTCCCTTGAGCGCTGCCCTGGGTGCCCAGATCGAAGGTGTCACCTTGAGCGAGCCGCTCAGCATCGAGCAGCGTGATGCCATCGAGCAGGCGCTGCTTGAGTACCAGGTGCTGTTCTTTCGCAACCAGCCGCTGAATCCGCAGCAGCAGGCGGCGTTCGCGGCGAATTTCGGCGACCTGCATATCCATCCGATCTACCCGAATGTGCCGGAGCAGCCGCAGGTGCTGGTTCTCGATACGGCGGTCACCGATGTGCGTGACAACGCCATCTGGCACACCGACGTGACCTTCCTGCCAACCCCGGCACTTGGTGCGGTGTTGGCGGCCAAGCAGTTGCCGGCCTTTGGCGGCGACACCTTGTGGGCCAGTGGCATTGCCGCGTTCGAGGCCTTGTCGGCGCCGTTGCAGCGTTTGCTGGACGGGCTGACGGCCACTCACAACTTTATCAAGTCGTTCCCGGTCGAGCGCTTTGGCAGCACGCCTGAAGACCTGGCGCGTTGGGAAGAAACCCGCAGGAACAACCCGCCATTGTCCCACCCGGTGATTCGCACGCATCCGGTAAGTGGGCGCAAGGCGCTGTTCGTCAACGAGGGCTTCACCACCCGGATCAACGAGCTGGAAGAAACCGAGAGCGAAGCGATCCTCAAGCTGCTGTTCGCCCATGCGACCCGGCCGGAGTTCACCATTCGCTGGCGCTGGCAGGAGCACGACGTGGCGTTCTGGGACAACCGTGTGACCCAGCACTATGCGGTCGACGACTACCGGCCGAACCGGCGGGTGATGCACCGCGCGACCATCCTCGGTGACGCGCCGTTCTGA
- the tauB gene encoding taurine ABC transporter ATP-binding subunit, producing MALLQLERISAQYPGAAEPVLSDISLSLGPQQLLVALGPSGSGKTSLLNLIAGFVEPSAGRITLDGVPVKGPSAERGVVFQDDALLPWQNVLANVGFGLELAGVPREQREARAREMLALVDLADFDQRRVWQLSGGQKQRVGLARALAADPRVLLMDEPFGALDAFTREQMQELLLQVWQRTAKPVFLITHDIEEAVFLATDLILLAPNPGRVVEHLRLDFGQRYSAGESARSIKSDPRFIETREHVLARVFSQRSAGPRQEFV from the coding sequence ATGGCCTTGTTACAACTGGAGCGCATCAGCGCACAGTACCCCGGTGCGGCCGAGCCGGTGTTGTCGGATATTTCCCTCAGTCTGGGGCCTCAGCAGTTGCTGGTGGCCCTCGGGCCGTCGGGCAGCGGCAAGACCTCGCTGTTGAATCTGATCGCCGGGTTCGTCGAGCCGAGCGCCGGTCGCATCACCCTGGATGGGGTGCCGGTCAAGGGGCCGAGTGCCGAGCGCGGCGTGGTGTTCCAGGACGATGCCCTGCTGCCTTGGCAGAACGTGCTGGCCAACGTCGGCTTCGGTCTGGAACTGGCGGGTGTGCCGCGTGAGCAGCGCGAAGCCCGTGCCCGGGAAATGCTCGCGCTGGTCGATCTGGCGGATTTCGATCAGCGTCGTGTCTGGCAACTGTCCGGCGGTCAGAAACAACGCGTCGGCCTGGCCCGCGCCTTGGCGGCGGACCCGCGGGTGTTGTTGATGGACGAACCGTTCGGTGCTCTCGATGCCTTCACGCGTGAACAGATGCAGGAGCTGTTGCTGCAAGTCTGGCAGCGCACCGCCAAACCGGTGTTCCTCATCACGCACGATATTGAAGAAGCGGTGTTTCTGGCCACCGACCTGATCCTGTTGGCACCCAACCCCGGAAGAGTGGTGGAGCATCTGCGCCTGGATTTCGGCCAGCGCTACAGCGCCGGCGAATCGGCTCGCTCGATCAAGTCCGATCCCCGTTTTATCGAAACCCGCGAGCATGTATTGGCCCGTGTGTTCTCCCAGCGCAGCGCCGGTCCACGGCAGGAGTTCGTATGA
- the tauC gene encoding taurine ABC transporter permease TauC — MSSYEWPATTTAQSIAPVARRSLSTRWISGLTLLSLIALWWAVTAFGMIEPLFLPPPSAVLEKGWLLATKGYMDSTLWQHLGASLGRIGLALGIAVLTAIPVGIAIGHNRIARGILDPLIEFYRPIPPLAYLPLIVIWCGIGELSKVLLIYLAIFAPIAIATATGVRTVDPTKLRAALSLGATRAQLIRHVILPSALPDILTGVRIGLGVGWSTLVAAELIAATSGLGFMVQSAAQFLVTDVVVLGILVIALIAFAMEMGLRALQRKLVPWHGQAH; from the coding sequence ATGAGCAGTTATGAATGGCCGGCGACCACCACGGCCCAGTCGATTGCCCCGGTGGCACGGCGCAGCCTGAGCACGCGCTGGATCAGCGGGCTGACGCTGCTGAGCCTGATTGCACTGTGGTGGGCCGTTACCGCGTTCGGCATGATCGAGCCGCTGTTCCTGCCGCCGCCTTCGGCGGTGCTGGAAAAAGGTTGGCTGCTGGCGACCAAGGGCTATATGGATTCGACCCTGTGGCAGCACCTCGGGGCCAGCCTCGGGCGTATTGGCCTGGCTCTGGGCATTGCAGTGCTGACCGCGATCCCGGTTGGCATCGCCATCGGCCACAACCGGATCGCCCGGGGCATCCTCGATCCGCTGATCGAGTTCTACCGACCGATTCCGCCGCTGGCCTACCTGCCGTTGATCGTGATCTGGTGCGGTATCGGCGAGTTGTCGAAAGTGCTGCTGATCTACCTGGCGATCTTCGCCCCGATCGCCATCGCGACTGCCACCGGCGTGCGCACCGTCGATCCGACCAAGCTGCGTGCGGCGTTGTCGCTGGGGGCGACCCGGGCCCAACTGATCCGCCATGTGATCTTGCCCAGTGCCTTGCCGGACATTCTCACGGGCGTACGTATCGGGTTGGGGGTTGGCTGGTCGACGCTGGTCGCCGCCGAACTGATCGCGGCCACCAGCGGCCTGGGATTCATGGTCCAGTCGGCGGCGCAGTTCCTGGTCACCGATGTGGTGGTGCTGGGGATTCTGGTGATCGCGCTGATCGCCTTTGCCATGGAAATGGGCCTGCGCGCCCTGCAACGCAAGCTGGTGCCGTGGCACGGCCAGGCTCACTGA
- a CDS encoding glutamine synthetase family protein, producing the protein MSVPPRAVQLNEANVFLKEHPEVLYVDLLIADMNGVVRGKRIERTSLHKVYEKGINLPASLFALDINGSTVESTGLGLDIGDADRICYPIPDTLCNEPWQKRPTAQLLMTMHELEGAPFFADPREVLRQVVSKFDDLGLTICAAFELEFYLIDQENVNGRPQPPRSPISGKRPHSTQVYLIDDLDEYVDCLQDILEGAKEQGIPADAIVKESAPAQFEVNLHHVADPIKACDYAVLLKRLIKNIAYDHEMDTTFMAKPYPGQAGNGLHVHISILDKDGKNIFASEDPEQNAALRHAIGGVLETLPAQMAFLCPNVNSYRRFGAQFYVPNSPCWGLDNRTVAIRVPTGSADAVRIEHRVAGADANPYLLMASVLAGVHHGLINKIEPNAPVEGNSYEQNEQSLPNNLRDALRELDDSEVMAKYIDPKYIDIFVACKESELEEFEHSISDLEYNWYLHTV; encoded by the coding sequence ATGTCGGTACCCCCGCGTGCCGTTCAGCTTAACGAAGCGAACGTGTTCCTTAAGGAACATCCTGAGGTTCTGTACGTTGACCTTCTGATTGCGGATATGAATGGTGTGGTGCGAGGCAAGCGCATCGAACGCACCAGCCTCCACAAGGTTTACGAGAAAGGCATCAACCTGCCGGCCTCACTTTTTGCCCTCGACATCAACGGTTCTACGGTGGAAAGCACCGGCCTGGGCCTGGACATCGGCGACGCCGACCGGATCTGTTATCCGATTCCCGACACCCTGTGCAACGAGCCCTGGCAAAAGCGCCCCACCGCGCAACTGCTGATGACCATGCACGAACTCGAAGGCGCACCTTTCTTCGCCGACCCTCGTGAAGTGCTCCGCCAAGTTGTAAGCAAGTTTGACGACCTCGGTCTGACCATCTGCGCCGCCTTCGAACTCGAGTTCTACCTGATCGACCAGGAGAACGTGAATGGCCGCCCGCAACCGCCCCGCTCGCCGATCTCCGGCAAACGCCCGCACTCGACACAGGTCTACCTGATCGACGACCTCGACGAATACGTCGACTGTCTCCAGGACATCCTCGAGGGTGCCAAGGAGCAAGGGATTCCCGCCGACGCCATCGTCAAGGAAAGCGCCCCGGCCCAGTTCGAGGTCAACCTGCATCACGTGGCCGACCCGATCAAGGCCTGCGACTACGCGGTGCTGCTCAAGCGCCTGATCAAGAACATCGCCTACGACCATGAGATGGACACCACCTTCATGGCCAAGCCCTACCCGGGCCAGGCGGGCAATGGTCTGCACGTCCATATCTCGATACTCGACAAAGACGGCAAAAACATCTTTGCCAGCGAGGATCCCGAGCAGAACGCCGCGCTGCGTCACGCGATCGGCGGTGTGCTCGAGACCCTACCGGCGCAGATGGCCTTCCTCTGCCCGAACGTCAACTCCTACCGGCGTTTCGGCGCACAGTTCTACGTGCCGAACTCGCCCTGCTGGGGTCTGGACAACCGCACCGTTGCGATTCGCGTGCCGACCGGTTCGGCCGATGCCGTGCGTATCGAACACCGCGTCGCGGGTGCCGATGCCAACCCTTACCTGCTGATGGCTTCAGTCCTGGCGGGTGTGCACCACGGCCTGATCAACAAGATCGAGCCAAACGCCCCGGTCGAAGGCAACAGCTACGAGCAGAACGAGCAGAGCCTGCCGAACAACCTGCGCGATGCCCTGCGCGAGCTGGACGACAGCGAAGTCATGGCCAAGTACATCGATCCGAAGTACATCGACATCTTCGTCGCCTGCAAGGAGAGCGAGCTGGAGGAGTTCGAACACTCCATCTCCGACCTCGAGTACAACTGGTACCTGCATACCGTGTAA
- a CDS encoding polyamine ABC transporter substrate-binding protein, with protein sequence MKNAGKTLLALSMAGAIAGAAHADDKVLHVYNWSDYIAPDTIANFEKESGIKVVYDVFDSNETLEAKLLAGKSGYDIVVPSNNFLAKQIKAGVYQTLDKSKLSNYDNLNKSLLKAVSVSDPGNQHAFPYMWGSIGIGYNPEKVKAALGVDKIDSWDTLFKPENIAKLKSCGVSFLDSPTEMIPVALHYLGLPTDSQKKEDIKKAEDLYLKIRPSITYFHSSKYISDLANGNICVAVGYSGDIQQAKSRAAEAGDKVKVSYVIPKEGAGSFYDMVAIPKDAENVDGAYKFMNYLLKPEVMAAITDSVRFPNGNEKATALVDKSITSDPGIYPPADVQAKLYAIADLPAATQRELTRSWTKIKSGK encoded by the coding sequence TTGAAGAACGCTGGCAAGACTCTCCTGGCCCTGTCCATGGCCGGAGCGATAGCCGGTGCCGCTCACGCGGACGATAAAGTGCTGCACGTTTACAACTGGTCCGACTACATCGCACCGGACACCATCGCGAACTTTGAAAAAGAGTCCGGGATCAAGGTTGTCTACGACGTATTCGACAGCAACGAAACCCTGGAAGCCAAGCTGCTGGCCGGCAAGTCCGGTTATGACATCGTGGTGCCGTCCAACAACTTCCTGGCCAAGCAGATCAAGGCCGGCGTCTATCAGACATTGGACAAGTCCAAGCTGTCGAACTACGACAACCTGAACAAGTCGCTGCTCAAGGCGGTTTCGGTCAGCGACCCGGGCAACCAGCACGCCTTCCCGTACATGTGGGGCTCGATCGGCATCGGCTACAACCCGGAGAAGGTCAAGGCCGCGCTGGGCGTGGACAAGATCGATTCCTGGGACACCCTGTTCAAGCCGGAAAACATCGCCAAGCTCAAGAGCTGCGGCGTGAGCTTCCTCGATTCGCCGACCGAGATGATCCCGGTGGCGCTGCACTACCTGGGTCTGCCGACCGACAGCCAGAAGAAGGAAGACATCAAGAAGGCCGAGGATCTGTACCTGAAGATTCGTCCTTCGATCACCTACTTCCACTCGTCCAAGTACATCTCGGACCTGGCCAACGGCAACATCTGCGTGGCCGTCGGCTACTCGGGTGACATCCAGCAGGCCAAATCCCGTGCTGCCGAAGCCGGTGACAAGGTGAAAGTCAGCTACGTCATTCCCAAGGAAGGCGCTGGCAGCTTCTACGACATGGTCGCCATTCCGAAAGACGCCGAAAACGTCGATGGTGCCTACAAGTTCATGAACTACCTGCTCAAGCCGGAAGTCATGGCGGCGATCACCGACAGCGTGCGTTTCCCGAACGGTAACGAGAAGGCCACGGCACTGGTCGACAAGAGCATCACCAGCGATCCGGGCATCTACCCACCTGCCGACGTGCAGGCCAAGCTCTACGCCATCGCCGACCTGCCGGCCGCGACCCAGCGTGAGCTGACCCGCAGCTGGACCAAGATCAAGTCGGGCAAGTAA
- a CDS encoding gamma-glutamyl-gamma-aminobutyrate hydrolase family protein (Members of this family of hydrolases with an active site Cys residue belong to MEROPS family C26.), translating to MSRLPLIGLTACSDQVGLQGCHTRGDPFVRAVESTAQSVPLIIFSLAQRFEPSVILDSTDGLLFTGAPSHAEQPVHGGPASAPGTAHDCERYLITLRRTRTCCRWTRVTFWRALSRRKRAKQRDSDALINT from the coding sequence ATGTCTCGCCTGCCGTTGATCGGCCTCACCGCCTGCTCTGATCAGGTGGGTTTGCAGGGTTGTCACACCCGGGGTGATCCGTTTGTTCGCGCAGTCGAAAGCACTGCCCAGAGCGTGCCGCTGATCATCTTCTCGCTGGCGCAACGGTTCGAACCGTCCGTTATTCTGGACAGTACCGACGGCCTTCTTTTCACCGGCGCTCCCTCTCATGCCGAACAGCCTGTACATGGCGGTCCGGCCAGTGCGCCGGGCACTGCGCATGATTGCGAACGCTACCTTATTACCCTGCGGCGGACCCGCACCTGCTGCCGGTGGACCCGGGTGACGTTCTGGCGGGCCTTGTCCCGCCGAAAACGGGCAAAACAACGCGATAGTGATGCGTTAATCAACACCTGA
- a CDS encoding TetR/AcrR family transcriptional regulator — protein sequence MPRPVTARKPRARSQARIDSILDAARTLLAAKGVTSLSIYNVAERAQIPPSSVYHFFASVPALLEALTADVHAAFRACLQAPIEHASLNSWHDLSRLVEQRMLVIYSEDAAARQLILAQHGLTEVTQADRQHDIELGNLMHKLFIRHFELPTLPTDVDVFALAMELGDRVYARSMQLHEQITPRMAEEGMRVFDAYLGLYLPPYLPKRDTPL from the coding sequence ATGCCGCGCCCCGTCACCGCCCGCAAACCCCGAGCACGCAGCCAGGCGCGGATCGATTCGATCCTCGACGCCGCCCGTACCCTGCTGGCCGCCAAGGGCGTGACCAGTCTGTCGATCTACAACGTCGCCGAGCGCGCGCAGATCCCGCCGTCGTCGGTCTATCACTTCTTTGCCAGCGTCCCGGCCCTGCTCGAAGCGCTCACCGCCGATGTCCACGCGGCCTTCCGCGCCTGCCTGCAGGCACCGATCGAGCATGCCAGCCTCAACAGTTGGCATGACCTGTCACGGCTGGTGGAGCAACGGATGCTGGTGATCTACAGCGAAGACGCCGCCGCGCGCCAGTTGATCCTCGCCCAGCACGGTCTGACCGAAGTCACCCAGGCCGACCGCCAGCACGATATCGAACTGGGCAACCTGATGCACAAACTGTTCATCCGCCATTTCGAACTGCCGACGTTGCCGACGGATGTCGATGTGTTTGCCCTGGCAATGGAGTTGGGAGACCGCGTTTATGCGCGGTCGATGCAGTTGCATGAACAGATCACCCCGCGCATGGCCGAGGAAGGCATGCGGGTGTTCGACGCGTACCTGGGGCTGTACCTGCCGCCGTACCTGCCCAAGCGCGACACCCCGCTCTAA
- a CDS encoding aspartate aminotransferase family protein, whose protein sequence is MTSSNPQTREWQTLSSDHHLAPFSDFKQLKEKGPRIITNAKGVYLWDSEGNQILDGMAGLWCVAVGYGRDELAEAASRQMRELPYYNLFFQTAHPPVLELAKVISEIAPEGMNHVFFTGSGSEGNDTMLRMVRHYWAIKGQPQKKTIISRKNGYHGSTVAGASLGGMTYMHEQGDLPIPGIVHIAQPYWFGEGGDMSPEEFGIWAANQLEEKILELGVDNVGAFIAEPIQGAGGVIVPPDSYWPRIREILAKYDILFVADEVICGFGRTGEWFGSDFYGLKPHMMTIAKGLTSGYIPMGGLIVRDDVVAVLNEGGDFNHGFTYSGHPVAAAVALENIRILRDEKIIERVHAETAPYLQKRLRELNDHPLVGEVRGVGLLGAIELVKDKATRARYEGKGVGMICRQFCFDNGLIMRAVGDTMIIAPPLVISKAEIDELVTKARQCLDLTLSAVQG, encoded by the coding sequence ATGACCAGCAGCAACCCGCAAACCCGTGAGTGGCAGACCCTCAGCAGTGATCATCACCTGGCCCCCTTCAGTGACTTCAAGCAGTTGAAGGAAAAAGGCCCGCGCATCATCACCAACGCCAAGGGTGTCTACCTGTGGGACAGCGAGGGTAACCAGATCCTCGACGGCATGGCCGGTCTGTGGTGCGTCGCGGTCGGATACGGGCGCGACGAACTGGCCGAGGCCGCCAGCCGGCAGATGCGCGAGCTGCCGTATTACAACCTGTTCTTCCAGACCGCCCACCCGCCGGTGCTGGAACTGGCGAAGGTAATCTCCGAAATTGCGCCCGAGGGCATGAACCATGTGTTCTTCACCGGTTCCGGTTCCGAAGGCAACGACACCATGCTGCGCATGGTCCGCCACTACTGGGCGATCAAGGGCCAGCCGCAGAAGAAAACCATCATCAGCCGCAAGAACGGTTATCACGGCTCTACCGTGGCCGGTGCCAGTCTCGGCGGCATGACCTACATGCATGAGCAGGGCGACCTGCCGATCCCGGGCATCGTTCATATCGCCCAGCCCTACTGGTTTGGCGAAGGCGGCGACATGAGCCCGGAGGAATTCGGTATCTGGGCGGCCAACCAGCTGGAAGAAAAGATCCTCGAACTGGGTGTGGACAACGTCGGTGCGTTCATTGCCGAGCCGATCCAGGGCGCCGGCGGGGTGATCGTGCCGCCGGACAGCTACTGGCCGCGGATCAGGGAAATCCTTGCCAAGTACGACATCCTGTTCGTCGCCGACGAGGTGATCTGCGGTTTCGGGCGTACGGGTGAGTGGTTCGGTAGCGATTTCTACGGCCTCAAGCCGCACATGATGACCATCGCCAAGGGCCTGACTTCCGGCTACATCCCCATGGGTGGCCTGATCGTACGCGACGACGTGGTCGCGGTGCTCAACGAAGGTGGCGACTTCAACCACGGTTTCACCTACTCCGGGCACCCGGTGGCGGCGGCGGTGGCGCTGGAAAACATCCGCATCCTGCGCGACGAGAAAATTATCGAGCGGGTCCATGCCGAAACGGCACCCTATTTGCAAAAGCGTCTACGGGAGCTGAACGATCACCCGCTGGTGGGTGAGGTTCGGGGTGTGGGTCTGCTGGGGGCCATCGAACTGGTCAAGGACAAGGCCACCCGTGCGCGTTACGAGGGTAAGGGCGTCGGCATGATCTGCCGGCAGTTCTGCTTCGACAACGGCCTGATCATGCGTGCCGTCGGCGACACCATGATCATTGCCCCGCCACTGGTGATCAGCAAGGCCGAGATCGACGAGTTGGTGACCAAGGCGCGTCAATGCCTGGATCTGACCCTGAGTGCGGTGCAGGGCTAG
- a CDS encoding glutamine synthetase family protein, which translates to MSNNLDQLTDWLKNHKITEVECMIGDLTGITRGKISPTNKFIAEKGMRLPESVLLQTVTGDYVEDDIYYELLDPADIDMICRPDGNAVYLVPWAIEPTAQVIHDTYDKQGNPIELSPRNVLKKVLKLYADHGWQPIVAPEMEFYLTKRCEDPDFPLQPPIGRSGRPETGRQSFSIEAANEFDPLFEDVYDWCELQELDLDTLIHEDGTAQMEINFRHGDALSLADQILVFKRTMREAALKHNVAATFMAKPMTGEPGSAMHLHQSIIDIQTGKNIFSNEDGTKSELFLNHIGGLQKLIPELLPLFAPNVNSFRRFLPDTSAPVNVEWGEENRTVGLRVPDAGPQNRRVENRLPGADANPYLAIAASLLCGYIGMLEGMTPSAPVVGRGYERRNLRLPLTIEDALERMENSKTIEKYLGKKFITGYVAVKRAEHENFKRVISSWEREFLLFAV; encoded by the coding sequence ATGAGTAACAACCTCGACCAGCTCACCGATTGGTTGAAAAACCACAAGATCACAGAAGTCGAATGCATGATTGGCGACCTCACCGGGATCACCCGGGGCAAGATCTCGCCGACCAACAAGTTCATCGCCGAAAAGGGCATGCGTCTGCCCGAAAGCGTCCTGTTGCAGACCGTGACCGGCGACTATGTCGAAGACGACATTTATTACGAGTTGCTGGACCCGGCGGACATCGACATGATCTGCCGCCCCGACGGCAACGCCGTGTACCTGGTGCCCTGGGCCATCGAACCCACCGCCCAGGTGATCCACGATACCTACGACAAGCAGGGCAATCCGATCGAGCTGTCGCCGCGCAACGTGCTCAAGAAGGTCCTGAAACTCTATGCCGACCACGGCTGGCAGCCGATCGTGGCGCCGGAGATGGAGTTCTACCTGACCAAGCGCTGCGAAGACCCGGACTTCCCGCTGCAGCCGCCGATCGGCCGTTCCGGTCGCCCGGAAACCGGTCGTCAGTCGTTCTCCATCGAAGCGGCCAACGAATTCGATCCGCTGTTCGAAGATGTCTACGACTGGTGTGAGCTGCAGGAGCTGGACCTCGACACCCTGATCCACGAAGACGGCACGGCGCAGATGGAGATCAACTTCCGTCACGGTGACGCCCTGTCCCTGGCCGACCAGATTCTGGTGTTCAAGCGCACCATGCGTGAGGCGGCGCTCAAGCACAATGTGGCGGCGACCTTCATGGCCAAGCCGATGACCGGCGAGCCGGGCAGCGCCATGCACCTGCACCAGAGCATCATCGACATCCAGACCGGCAAGAACATCTTCTCCAATGAAGACGGGACCAAGAGCGAGCTGTTCCTCAACCACATCGGTGGCCTGCAGAAGCTGATCCCCGAGCTGTTGCCGCTGTTCGCGCCGAACGTCAACTCGTTCCGCCGCTTCCTGCCGGACACCTCGGCGCCGGTGAACGTGGAGTGGGGTGAAGAGAACCGTACCGTGGGCCTGCGCGTGCCGGATGCCGGCCCGCAGAACCGTCGGGTGGAAAACCGCTTGCCGGGTGCCGACGCCAACCCCTACCTGGCGATCGCCGCGAGCCTGCTGTGTGGCTATATCGGCATGCTCGAAGGCATGACGCCGAGCGCACCGGTGGTCGGTCGTGGCTACGAACGGCGCAACCTGCGCCTGCCGCTGACCATCGAGGATGCGCTGGAACGCATGGAAAACAGCAAGACCATCGAGAAATACCTGGGCAAGAAATTCATCACGGGCTACGTCGCGGTCAAGCGGGCCGAGCATGAAAACTTCAAGCGCGTCATTAGTTCGTGGGAGCGGGAATTCCTGCTCTTCGCCGTCTGA